The DNA sequence CCCGCCCATTTATAGGCAAAAACCGAATAGACAGGAAATTCAATGATTCCAGATATAGGAGCTGTAGTCCCTGCGGCCGCAACGAAGTTGCTCGCAAACGTATTCGGAAGGTAATATTCGGTGACGTGGTCTTTATAGGAACTGAAATTGAGAATAGTATTCCATTTAAATGCTTTGTCTATATTCTTCGTATTCAAAACAATATCAATTCCGTTGCCGCTCATTCCCGCAACATTCCATAATAAAGTAGTGATGCCGGTGGTGTAGTCAATCGGAGCCCGCCCAAACAAATTGCTGCCTTTTTTAGTGTAATATTCAAGTGATCCTGAGATCCTATTGTTTTTGGTTTCGAAATCAATTCCTAAATTGATCATCCTAAGCATTTCCCAGCGCAGTTTGGGATTGAAATACTGATCAATCCTCGCCGTAGGTTCTCCGGTGTAAATTGATACATCAGTATCATAAGCAATTGTGGTAACAGCGACCATGGCTGGATCGATATTTCCACTATATCCAAAAGAGCCCCTCACTTTGACAACAGGAAGCCACGCCAATTGATAAAAGTTTTCATTAGAGATGTTCCATGCTGCTCCCGAGGACCAAAATGGATTCCACTGGTCATTAGTTTTCAGACCAAAGAGATTACTCGCATCCCTCCTCACACTTCCAGATACCGTATATCTTTTATCAAACGTATAGGCAGCATTGCCATAAAATGATAAAAAATTAAGATGGGTTTCACGTAGCGAATTATTTTTTGCAATGTAGATATTGGCTCCGCTTACAAAATCGGGATAGTTATGCGTATAATCTACAGCGGCAGTTGACATGTCATTTTGATTGTAGCCGTAGTATCGGTTCCCTTCATCTTTGGTAACCGTTGTTCGGCTTTCTCCTCCTGCAATGGCGGAAATTTGATGTTTCTTAAACGCAGCATTATAATTAAGCTGTCCCCGAAAATTGTCGATGCCCGTCTGCGTATTGCCTTTATCCAAAATACTTCCTTTTGGAATGATGAATTTGATGGTGCCATTAGTATTGCGCTGTGCAAAACTGTTGATCAGAAACCTTGTATTGTAACTTTGCTCATCATTATTATTAGAGCTTTGTCCGTTCAAACGCTGGTATTGATATTTCACATCTGCATCTAAACCTTTCAGCAATTTATAATTAATGCCGGCATTGAGGATGATCTCGTTCGTGGTATTTTTAGCCAAGGTATGCTGCCAGTCGGTGAGTGGATAATAATTCCAGTCAAGCAAACCTTGACCAATGAGACTGTTTTTATAATTTTGATCATAATCAGCATTCACTACTAATGGATTACCATTGCTATCCGCCATTTCTAAATAGGGAATTTTCCAGTTTCCTTTCATGGTGATACTGTTATAGGCACTTCTTCCGCTTTTAGAATCGGTATTGGAAAATTGCACTCCCGTAGTAAGGGTTAATTGATTAATAGGTTTCCAAACATTTTGGAATCGGGTATTCAACCTTTGGTACTTTTCACCCAAGCTTCCGGTATTGTCATCAAAACCAATGAAAGAGGTCCAGGAGAAATTAGGGAAACCGCCGGACACATTTATGGCGTATTGTCGGTTCTCCATCGGCAGATACATGTATTTCCGATATTGATCCCGCACGTCAACCGACCGAAGCCTGTCGATTTGCTTCATGGCTTCTGCGTGAGAAATCAGGCCTTTCTTTTCCCGGTTCAACAAATCTATTACTGGAGTCAATACCGGATGACTGGAAGAATTGATATCGCTATTGTAGTAGCCATTTTTAAAAAGCTGCATTTCTACATCAATAAAATCTGAACTCGAAATTTGCCTGCTGTAACTCAAATCTGGTTTGGAACTTAGGGTTGTATTGGAAGTAAATTCTACAGATAGCGGCTGATTGAATCGGGAGCCTTTGGTGGTAATCACGATAACGCCATTCGCTGCTTTGGCGCCCCAAATGCTGGATGCGGCAGCATCTTTTAATACGGTGATGCTCTCTACCATATTGGGATTGATCCGGCTGAGATCTCCTTCATACGGGAAATTATCCACAACAATCAAAGGACTTTTAGGTCCCTGCAGGGTGCTTAGTCCCCTAATCATCAACTGCCCTTTTCCAGTAAGTCCCGTACCCACCATCAGTCCGCTCGTAATAGCAGGAAGACGTTCCAAAATATTAGTAGTTACCTGCTGCTGCAATAACTTTTGGTTCACCGAAGAGAAAGATCCTGTTGCCCGTTCCTTCGGTATTTTCTGATACCCTGTAGAAAGGCTCACTTCTTCGATATCGATCATCTTTGGAGACAGGTAAATCTTAAGCAGTTGCTTCTGCGAGAGGTGGGCAGTGATTTCGCTTTTTTTGTATCCCGACCCGGAAAGAAGCAGGGGTACCGAGATCACTTTTGCTTCACCAAGTTTCAAGGAGAAACGTCCTTCATCATCGGTAAGAGTGACGAGCGGGGTCTCTGCAACTGCAATACGAATTCCAGCGATGGGTTTGTTCGTTACTGCATCCACTACCACTCCGGTCAGCTCTTGCTGCGCCAAGATCGTAATACTGCTACAGATCAATGGTATTAGTAAAAGTTTTTTCATAATATACTATGGTTTTAAGGGTTTTTTATCTTCAATGACCAAGACGTTCAAATCTCTTTCGGTCTCCTCTAACGCAAGATCATAGGCGGCAAGGTCTTTTTGCAAAGTTTTCAGGTCTTTTATGGCTGAAAAGCGCAAATCCACGTTTCCTTGATAACCAGTCTCATCGATTACCGGAAGGGCGGTAAAATCATTATTCGCATTCAGGGCGGATAACATAAAATCTAAAGTCGTGTTCTGCAGTACCGAGGGATTTTTCAGAAAAGTGTTAATCGATACGCCGCCTTTAGTCGCTATTTTATCTTGGGTTGAAGTGCGTTTCAACACCAAACACTTGGTCGGTTTTTTCTGAATGATCGCATGGTAGGCTGTATTTTCATTAACCATCCGCAACATTCTGCGGTACAGAGAATCCGATTCTGCTTTTGGAACGAGGTAATCCACCGAATATAATTGAGATTCATTTTCACTGTCGGGTGTAAAATCAATTTTTTCGCGATGTTCAACTAAATTATGTATTCGTTTTACATTCAGTTTCTCCCCATTTTGGTTAAAGAGCTCCTGCGCAATCGCTCTGTAAATCTCCAATAAAGAAAGGTTGGTAAATTGTCTTCCATAGGTTTTTCCCGCTTCCCTATGAAACTTAGTACCATAGCCTAACCCTCTTACCCTGCCTTTTCCAAAAAAAGTATAATGGTTGAGCGTAAATCCTTTTTCAAGATGGAGATTAGATGATATCATAAGCGGTCCATCATCATCACGCTGCACCACCGTTTGCAGTGAAGATCTTGAGTCATTGAGTACTTCCGCAATCGTTTTTTCACTTACCTGATCTCCATCCGTGGTATTCAGCAATTTTCCATTTTTGATCCAGACGATGAAGGGAACACCTGCATGGGGAAAAAGTGTCGTAAAAAGCTGATCATCTGTTACCGACACCATTCCTTTGAATCGTTGACCGTTTTTTGAAGCAAAGAATTTTTCCAGGGTAGCGCGATCCTGGCTGCTGACCGCAAGAATTTTGATGCGGTCTCCGTAGTGCTGCTGAAGGTTTTCCATTTTAGGAAATGCCTTCAGACAACTGCTGCACCACGTCGCCCAAAAATCGAGCAGAATGAGTTTGTCTTGATCTGCAGAAAGCGTCATCGTTTTCTGTGGCGCATTGACGACTTGTAAAGGAGTGCGCCATATTTTCTCGGGTAGGGCATCTCCGATTTTCAGAGGTTTCTGTTGGGCACCTGCATGCGAAAACAGGAGCATCATAAAGATCAGGGAAAGAATTTCCCTGCAAAACTTATTTTTCATAGTTTTGTAAAGGTTTTAGTTATACATTAATTAATTCTGTGCTCTTTCCTGTCGGGT is a window from the Kaistella flava (ex Peng et al. 2021) genome containing:
- a CDS encoding TlpA family protein disulfide reductase produces the protein MKNKFCREILSLIFMMLLFSHAGAQQKPLKIGDALPEKIWRTPLQVVNAPQKTMTLSADQDKLILLDFWATWCSSCLKAFPKMENLQQHYGDRIKILAVSSQDRATLEKFFASKNGQRFKGMVSVTDDQLFTTLFPHAGVPFIVWIKNGKLLNTTDGDQVSEKTIAEVLNDSRSSLQTVVQRDDDGPLMISSNLHLEKGFTLNHYTFFGKGRVRGLGYGTKFHREAGKTYGRQFTNLSLLEIYRAIAQELFNQNGEKLNVKRIHNLVEHREKIDFTPDSENESQLYSVDYLVPKAESDSLYRRMLRMVNENTAYHAIIQKKPTKCLVLKRTSTQDKIATKGGVSINTFLKNPSVLQNTTLDFMLSALNANNDFTALPVIDETGYQGNVDLRFSAIKDLKTLQKDLAAYDLALEETERDLNVLVIEDKKPLKP
- a CDS encoding SusC/RagA family TonB-linked outer membrane protein, yielding MKKLLLIPLICSSITILAQQELTGVVVDAVTNKPIAGIRIAVAETPLVTLTDDEGRFSLKLGEAKVISVPLLLSGSGYKKSEITAHLSQKQLLKIYLSPKMIDIEEVSLSTGYQKIPKERATGSFSSVNQKLLQQQVTTNILERLPAITSGLMVGTGLTGKGQLMIRGLSTLQGPKSPLIVVDNFPYEGDLSRINPNMVESITVLKDAAASSIWGAKAANGVIVITTKGSRFNQPLSVEFTSNTTLSSKPDLSYSRQISSSDFIDVEMQLFKNGYYNSDINSSSHPVLTPVIDLLNREKKGLISHAEAMKQIDRLRSVDVRDQYRKYMYLPMENRQYAINVSGGFPNFSWTSFIGFDDNTGSLGEKYQRLNTRFQNVWKPINQLTLTTGVQFSNTDSKSGRSAYNSITMKGNWKIPYLEMADSNGNPLVVNADYDQNYKNSLIGQGLLDWNYYPLTDWQHTLAKNTTNEIILNAGINYKLLKGLDADVKYQYQRLNGQSSNNNDEQSYNTRFLINSFAQRNTNGTIKFIIPKGSILDKGNTQTGIDNFRGQLNYNAAFKKHQISAIAGGESRTTVTKDEGNRYYGYNQNDMSTAAVDYTHNYPDFVSGANIYIAKNNSLRETHLNFLSFYGNAAYTFDKRYTVSGSVRRDASNLFGLKTNDQWNPFWSSGAAWNISNENFYQLAWLPVVKVRGSFGYSGNIDPAMVAVTTIAYDTDVSIYTGEPTARIDQYFNPKLRWEMLRMINLGIDFETKNNRISGSLEYYTKKGSNLFGRAPIDYTTGITTLLWNVAGMSGNGIDIVLNTKNIDKAFKWNTILNFSSYKDHVTEYYLPNTFASNFVAAAGTTAPISGIIEFPVYSVFAYKWAGLDPNTGEARGYLNGQISKDYTKILASDTGIEDLQYFGSALPTTYGSLINSMRFQQFSVDVGITYKFGYWFRRNSINYTSFISGRDGHSDYAKRWQKPGDELITDVPSAAFTTNSARDSFYNGSAVLVEKGDHVRLQYLNIGYQIKEEALRNARLKNLQLYCSVSNLGILWKANKSGIDPDYNWGTYSLKPVTTYTLGLRAQF